In a single window of the Candidatus Saccharimonadales bacterium genome:
- a CDS encoding glycosyltransferase family 2 protein has protein sequence MRSIEIPQPEDRDWRYRAFEILPGALTWIVLILPVIFSIVSPRLATYFIIAYLLLWFVRAVGLNVRSFQGWRQMKSHRNMPWQKLNADLEILELKTKNLPKWHERNLARVKQYMPERMKPSEIYHAVFIAFYNEPQEIVESTVQSVLASDYDMKKIMLVLAYEERGGKAADDLAKYLIKKYGSKFYSAVASKHPADIPGEVIGKGGNITYAGFVFQKFIEKQKIDPLRVMVTTLDADNRPDPQYFAALTYTYCSTEEPKYSSYQPIPMYTNNIWDAPAPMRVIATGNSFWNVVLSMRPHMLRNFSSHAQPLAALIDTDFWSVRTIVEDGHQYWRTYFRYDGKHDVYPIFVPIYQDAVLTDSYKRTLKMQFIQIQRWAWGASDVAYVAYNGFLKPNRIPKTKVLAKFWRLLEGHLSWSTAPLIIALAALVPFFLNPQSYIANQLPQVASKLQTVAMVGILMTLYLSFQALPPKPARYKRRRTLWMMVQWIYLPVTTILYNGFAAVNAQTRLMFGWYISKFNVTEKAIKSERADVANM, from the coding sequence ATGCGCTCCATTGAGATTCCCCAGCCCGAAGATAGAGATTGGCGATATCGAGCTTTTGAAATCCTACCGGGCGCTTTAACCTGGATTGTACTTATCTTGCCGGTGATCTTTAGTATCGTGAGTCCCAGACTAGCCACTTATTTTATTATTGCCTATCTTCTTCTATGGTTTGTGCGAGCCGTTGGCTTGAATGTTCGATCCTTTCAGGGTTGGCGGCAAATGAAAAGCCACCGCAATATGCCGTGGCAAAAACTTAATGCCGACCTAGAGATCCTCGAACTAAAGACCAAGAACCTGCCCAAATGGCACGAGCGAAACTTAGCCCGGGTTAAGCAATACATGCCCGAGAGAATGAAACCCAGCGAAATTTATCACGCTGTTTTCATTGCTTTTTACAATGAACCGCAAGAAATTGTCGAGTCAACCGTGCAGTCAGTGCTAGCTTCTGACTATGACATGAAAAAAATAATGCTGGTGTTGGCCTACGAAGAACGGGGCGGCAAGGCCGCCGATGATCTGGCTAAATATCTCATCAAGAAATATGGTTCAAAATTCTATTCTGCGGTTGCCAGTAAGCACCCGGCAGATATTCCCGGAGAAGTAATAGGCAAGGGCGGCAACATCACTTACGCGGGATTTGTCTTTCAAAAATTTATTGAAAAGCAGAAGATTGATCCGCTGCGCGTTATGGTCACCACGCTCGATGCCGATAACCGGCCCGACCCGCAGTACTTTGCCGCACTGACCTACACATATTGTTCTACTGAAGAGCCTAAATACTCCTCGTATCAGCCCATACCGATGTATACCAATAATATTTGGGATGCCCCAGCCCCAATGAGGGTAATAGCCACCGGTAACTCATTCTGGAATGTGGTGCTATCTATGCGCCCGCACATGCTGCGTAATTTTAGTTCGCACGCTCAACCGCTGGCGGCCTTAATCGACACAGATTTTTGGAGCGTTAGGACTATAGTCGAAGACGGGCACCAGTACTGGCGTACCTATTTTCGCTATGATGGCAAACACGATGTATACCCCATATTTGTTCCTATTTATCAGGATGCCGTTTTAACAGACAGCTATAAACGCACACTAAAGATGCAGTTTATACAAATTCAGCGTTGGGCCTGGGGCGCTTCTGATGTCGCTTATGTCGCTTATAATGGTTTCTTAAAACCCAATAGAATTCCAAAGACTAAGGTTTTAGCTAAGTTCTGGCGCCTGTTAGAGGGACACCTAAGCTGGTCTACCGCGCCGCTAATAATAGCTCTGGCCGCTCTAGTGCCTTTCTTCCTTAATCCTCAGAGCTATATAGCTAACCAATTACCACAAGTAGCCAGCAAGCTTCAAACCGTAGCAATGGTTGGAATTCTAATGACTCTTTACTTGAGTTTTCAAGCCCTGCCGCCAAAGCCGGCCCGCTATAAGCGTCGACGAACTCTGTGGATGATGGTTCAGTGGATTTATCTACCAGTTACCACAATCTTGTACAACGGTTTTGCGGCCGTCAATGCTCAGACTCGCTTAATGTTCGGCTGGTACATTAGCAAATTTAACGTTACTGAAAAAGCCATCAAGAGCGAACGCGCCGACGTCGCCAATATGTAA
- a CDS encoding peptidylprolyl isomerase, with translation MIKKFKKVKKVRELVPEVVAEKAATLNPLAPPKPEEPPQLGPVQRITNENITEHREEVLKGARKYIYPLQHSKRRIVTVTLSIVIGALVAFMIYCGLALYKFYQYNTFVYRATQVVPFPIAKTGGNYVDYENYLFELRHYIHYYQTQQQKDFSGSGQQQLLQFRKQALNDVINNSYVKILARQNRVSVSNKEVDDRIAEVRAQNRLGSNNKVFADVLRDYWGWSVNDFKRSLKDQILAEKVVAKLDTATNSRAQQALAQVNSGTNFTDVAKKFSDDPSAKDNGGDYGISITKENPNIPPQVTEELFKLKQGQVSGIIDAGPTLEIVKVNKTNGASVTAQHISFKLKDIQSYINAEKAKEPVKTYVHF, from the coding sequence ATGATCAAAAAATTTAAGAAGGTTAAAAAAGTAAGGGAGTTAGTGCCTGAGGTGGTTGCTGAAAAGGCAGCTACCCTTAATCCGCTGGCGCCACCAAAGCCAGAAGAGCCACCTCAGTTAGGGCCGGTCCAGCGGATTACTAACGAGAACATTACCGAGCACCGCGAGGAGGTTCTTAAGGGCGCTCGTAAGTATATCTATCCTCTGCAGCACTCTAAGCGCCGCATAGTTACGGTCACCTTGTCTATTGTTATCGGTGCATTGGTGGCTTTTATGATTTACTGCGGCTTGGCCCTATATAAGTTTTATCAATACAACACCTTTGTTTATAGGGCTACGCAAGTTGTGCCGTTCCCGATAGCTAAAACAGGCGGGAACTACGTAGATTACGAAAATTACCTCTTCGAACTGCGCCACTATATTCACTACTATCAAACACAGCAGCAAAAGGACTTCAGTGGCAGTGGCCAGCAGCAACTTTTGCAGTTTCGCAAGCAGGCATTGAACGATGTGATAAATAATTCTTACGTAAAGATTTTAGCGCGCCAAAATCGAGTGAGCGTGTCTAACAAAGAAGTGGATGATCGTATAGCCGAAGTTAGGGCTCAAAACCGACTGGGTAGTAATAACAAGGTATTTGCCGACGTGCTGCGTGATTATTGGGGTTGGTCAGTCAATGACTTCAAGCGGAGTCTCAAAGACCAAATATTGGCAGAGAAGGTGGTCGCTAAACTAGACACCGCTACCAACAGCCGCGCGCAGCAAGCTTTGGCCCAAGTGAACAGTGGTACGAACTTTACCGATGTGGCCAAGAAATTTTCAGATGATCCTTCGGCTAAGGATAACGGTGGTGATTATGGCATCTCTATAACTAAAGAGAATCCTAACATTCCGCCTCAGGTAACAGAAGAGCTATTTAAGCTTAAACAAGGGCAGGTGTCTGGCATAATAGACGCCGGACCTACTCTCGAGATAGTTAAAGTAAATAAAACTAATGGAGCTAGCGTCACGGCTCAGCACATCTCATTCAAGCTAAAAGATATTCAAAGCTATATTAACGCCGAGAAGGCCAAAGAGCCCGTTAAAACATACGTTCATTTTTAG
- a CDS encoding nucleoside-diphosphate kinase, translated as MERTLIILKPDAVQRGLMGEIIARFERVGLKFIGMKMVFPDEDHYHYHYEEISKIISRRGEEVYRRNADAMMTGPVVAAVLEGVEAVDLVRKLVGDTEPKSAQPGTIRGDYAHLSYTHVNERTMTGMPNLIHASGDAQEAKKEIAHWFKAEELFDYKLVNEHFTQQTDKLK; from the coding sequence ATGGAACGAACACTCATAATCCTAAAGCCAGACGCAGTTCAACGCGGCCTAATGGGCGAAATCATAGCCAGATTCGAGCGAGTCGGATTGAAGTTTATTGGCATGAAAATGGTTTTCCCAGACGAAGATCACTATCATTACCACTACGAAGAAATCAGCAAGATTATTTCCCGAAGAGGCGAAGAAGTCTATCGCCGAAATGCCGACGCCATGATGACTGGTCCCGTAGTGGCAGCGGTTTTAGAGGGCGTAGAGGCCGTTGACCTAGTTCGAAAGCTTGTAGGTGACACTGAGCCAAAGTCGGCTCAGCCAGGTACCATTCGTGGGGATTACGCACACCTTAGCTATACGCATGTGAATGAACGCACAATGACTGGTATGCCCAACTTGATTCACGCCTCTGGCGACGCCCAAGAAGCCAAGAAAGAAATAGCCCACTGGTTTAAAGCAGAAGAGCTATTTGACTACAAACTAGTTAACGAGCATTTTACTCAGCAAACAGACAAACTCAAGTAA
- a CDS encoding cutinase family protein, with product MIEGEISSCPSTRIVLDGYSQGAQVTGDVYQSLTFSQRRHIFGVVLFGDPRYNHSSVTDMAKRDNNGILPVRDKFPRDSRGKVLSYCHAQDPVCQGLGQFVLHGSGAHKTYAKTHEPEEAADQLMSKSPSPSSGGLAPVLVTAPQISGTRSLQGIPLALVGNQLSVNDGAWNGNPTSFSYQWYRCDSPADQREFDNCRPIDKALAANYTLATADLGHTIQVKVVAKNASGSTATYGYTHTNYTQTPGLFGNVGAPNPIADDFWADINGTRCTGACTMNPGDVVTAHPGSWDGQGGSAAITFHYQWQSCTTPGEDCSDIPGATNASYSKKASDRWLRVDIYGSNAYGANGLYW from the coding sequence ATGATTGAAGGCGAGATCAGCTCGTGCCCATCGACAAGGATCGTGCTCGATGGTTACTCGCAGGGGGCTCAGGTAACTGGGGACGTTTACCAGTCGCTAACGTTCTCTCAGCGGCGACACATCTTCGGCGTTGTGCTCTTTGGCGACCCGAGATACAACCACTCCTCGGTCACCGACATGGCGAAGCGCGACAACAACGGCATCTTGCCCGTCAGGGATAAATTTCCCCGCGACAGCCGCGGCAAGGTACTGTCGTACTGCCACGCACAAGATCCTGTATGTCAGGGTCTGGGACAGTTCGTGTTGCACGGATCTGGTGCACACAAAACCTACGCTAAAACTCACGAACCCGAAGAGGCCGCCGACCAGCTGATGAGCAAGTCGCCCTCGCCCAGCTCGGGTGGTTTAGCGCCGGTACTGGTAACCGCACCGCAGATCAGCGGGACACGGAGCCTTCAAGGCATCCCGCTGGCTCTTGTCGGTAACCAGCTCAGTGTCAACGACGGTGCCTGGAACGGCAACCCGACGTCGTTCAGCTACCAGTGGTACCGCTGTGACAGCCCGGCCGACCAGCGGGAGTTCGACAACTGCCGGCCGATCGACAAAGCGCTAGCTGCGAATTACACCCTGGCGACCGCTGACCTAGGGCACACAATCCAGGTCAAAGTCGTGGCCAAGAACGCTAGCGGGTCTACTGCAACCTATGGCTACACCCATACAAACTACACCCAGACCCCCGGGCTGTTCGGTAACGTTGGTGCACCAAACCCAATTGCTGACGACTTCTGGGCCGACATCAATGGCACAAGGTGCACAGGTGCTTGCACGATGAATCCTGGCGACGTGGTCACCGCCCACCCAGGCAGCTGGGACGGCCAAGGCGGGTCAGCGGCCATCACCTTCCATTACCAGTGGCAGAGCTGCACAACTCCTGGCGAGGACTGCAGCGACATCCCCGGCGCAACGAACGCCAGCTACTCGAAGAAAGCCAGTGATCGCTGGCTCCGGGTAGACATCTATGGTTCGAATGCCTACGGAGCAAACGGCTTGTACTGGTAG
- a CDS encoding transposase yields the protein MPSRNIVKQYIPESYYHIYNRGVDRQAIFKSPEDFAVFLSIIKRHLSNEPAVSKYGHPHPHYKDHIELLAFCLMPNHFHLLVYQFQDGKAISKLVQSILTAYTMYFNNKYRRTGRLFQGTFKASRISQDKYLQHISRYIHLNPRDYRRYKWSSLPYYLDGYEAEWIKPQRILDIFEGDNYENFLKDYQDHKAMLDEIKHELADYSSRGVTLRR from the coding sequence ATGCCTTCCAGGAACATAGTCAAACAATATATCCCTGAAAGCTATTACCACATCTATAACCGTGGGGTGGATAGACAAGCAATTTTCAAATCACCAGAAGATTTTGCCGTCTTTCTTAGCATTATTAAAAGGCATCTCAGTAATGAACCGGCAGTAAGTAAATATGGACATCCACACCCTCACTATAAAGACCATATTGAATTGCTAGCATTTTGCTTAATGCCTAATCACTTTCACCTGCTGGTCTATCAATTTCAGGACGGTAAGGCCATAAGCAAATTAGTTCAATCGATCCTGACAGCTTACACCATGTACTTTAATAACAAGTACAGAAGGACAGGGCGGTTGTTCCAAGGAACCTTTAAGGCTTCTCGCATAAGCCAAGACAAGTACTTGCAGCATATTTCTCGCTATATTCACTTGAACCCAAGAGATTATCGCCGTTATAAATGGTCTAGCCTGCCTTATTATTTAGATGGTTATGAAGCCGAATGGATTAAACCGCAGCGTATTCTAGACATCTTCGAAGGCGATAACTATGAGAACTTCTTAAAAGATTACCAGGATCATAAAGCTATGTTAGACGAAATTAAGCACGAATTAGCCGACTACTCTTCGCGGGGTGTAACCTTGCGAAGATAA